From Desulfuromonas soudanensis, the proteins below share one genomic window:
- a CDS encoding recombinase family protein yields the protein MRGRTIGYKRVSSFEQNTARQLEGMRLDVVFEEKVSGKDTKRPELMALLKTAYKGDTVVVHSMDRLARNLIDLKMIVSELVEKGTEVKFVKENLTFSGKADHYSQLMLNLMGSFAEFERSLIKSRQMEGIAIRKAAGLYKGVGRKRSITDDQIAEINRRVSAGEMKTKIAKDMKISRESIYKLLKK from the coding sequence CTGAGAGGTAGGACTATAGGCTACAAGCGAGTTTCATCGTTTGAACAGAATACGGCGAGACAGCTTGAAGGAATGAGGCTTGATGTTGTGTTTGAGGAGAAGGTCAGTGGAAAGGACACGAAACGACCTGAGCTTATGGCACTCCTTAAGACCGCATACAAAGGAGACACCGTTGTGGTCCATTCAATGGATCGCTTGGCAAGAAACTTAATCGATCTAAAAATGATTGTCTCTGAGTTGGTTGAAAAAGGCACTGAAGTAAAATTCGTAAAAGAGAACCTTACCTTTTCTGGCAAAGCTGATCATTACTCTCAACTAATGCTGAACCTTATGGGGTCGTTTGCAGAGTTTGAAAGGTCATTGATTAAATCGAGGCAAATGGAAGGAATCGCTATACGAAAGGCTGCAGGCTTGTATAAGGGCGTGGGTCGCAAAAGATCCATAACGGATGATCAGATCGCAGAGATTAATAGACGAGTGTCGGCTGGGGAGATGAAAACAAAAATAGCTAAGGATATGAAAATAAGTAGGGAATCAATCTACAAACTCCTGAAGAAATAA